The following is a genomic window from Babesia bovis T2Bo chromosome 4 map unlocalized Chr4_1, whole genome shotgun sequence.
TTGCTCACGTTGACCATGGTAAAACCACTCTTGTGGATGGTCTTTTGCGCTGTAGTGGTGAAACTCTGACTCACAGTCGTGCTTTGGATAGCAATGAGCTGGAGAAGGAAAGGGGTATCACCATATGTTCCAAGGTCACCAGGGTTGAATGGTCTGGTAAGACATTTAACATTGTTGACACACCTGGTCACGCTGACTTTGGTGGTGAGGTTGAGCGTATTTTGAACATTGTGGATTGCGTATGTCTATTAGTTGATGTTGTTGAGGGACCTAAACCTCAGACTACTTTTGTTTTGCGCAAGGCACTGGAGAACCCTGCCCTAAGAGCCTTGGTTGTGGTCAACAAATGTGACCGTGAGTGTAACAAGACTCAATCGGATATAGAGAATGAGTTATTCGAGCTTTTTGTCAACTGCGGTGCCTCCGATGACCAACTTGAGTTCCCTGTTCTTTTTGCCTCTGCTAAGGAAAACTGGGTATCCCATTCATTTCCCATTGACCGTTCATCAGTCCACGATACTTCTTTAATTCTTGAATCATTATCTCAGGTTGCTCCCGCTCCTGTTGTGGCTTCGCATGACTTCTTTACGCTCCAGGTATCTCTCCTTGACTTCGATGAGGGTTGCACTTTGATCACTGGTAAGGTGAATAGCGGCAGTGTGAAGAAAGGTGATACCCTACATGTGAAGGATCCGAGTGGAAAGGTGAAGGGTCACATGGTAGTAAAAGACATTTACGTTGCGAGGCGTGAAGGCAAAGTCAAATGGAACGGTGTGGCCCGTGTGGGTGACATCATATCTATCCAATGTCACAAGGGTGTCATTCCCGAAATTAACGATACTGTTGGCTCATGCACTAATTTTGATGCTTTGGAGCCTGTCAAAATATCCGAACCCGTTATTTCCGTTATGATTTCGGCAAACAGCAGTCCATTGGCTGGTACTGATGGCAAGCTCCAGACAACTGCCGACATTGGCAAGCGCTTGATGCACGAGGCCAAGCGCAACCTGACTCTGCGTGTTGAAGAAAATGCAGATAAAACGGCATTTTATTTGAAAGGTCGAGGTGAACTCCAGATTGGAGTGTTACTGGAAAACATGCGACGTGAGGGCTATGAGATGACTGTTTCTCCACTATCTGCTATAACCAAGATTGGTGACGATGGTGTCGAGATGGAGGCTTTACAGCAATTGTTAGTTATATGTCCAAGCGACATGGcccctaatgtagtggacctATTATCATCCCGTGGCGTTGAGGTAGTATCATATTCAGGTAAGTTTACGAAACGTGCATTTTGATTTTTATTAGATTGCCAAGGTGGTACTGAGAAGTTTACTCAGTTGGAATTCTTGGGTACTACCACTCAATTACTTGGTTTAATGATTTCTCTGCGCGATATCACTCGGGGACGTGGTGAGATTGCTGTGTCAACTGTGGACTACCGTCCCTACGAGAAGAACAACCAGAATTTCCGCAAGAATGGCTGCCTTATATCTAGCTGCGCTGGCGTGGCTACTCCATTTGGTCTCGAACCGGCTATGTCCAAGGGCTCGCTTTTCATTTCGGAAGGTACACGTGTCTACGAGGGCATGGTGATTGGTGAATCGGGTAATGATAAAGACCTTTATTTAAACGTAGTGAGAACAAAACCTGTGACTGGTATGCGCAACAAAGGGAGCGAACAAATCATAAGGATCGTTTCGAGGCAGCTTACTGTAGAGCAGGCACTGGCATTCCTGACCCATGATGAGCAGCTTGAGCTAACTCCAAAACGCATTGCTATCAGGAAGAAGCAACTAACTAAGCGATAATGTAGATGTTTTGTTTGTTTATTATAGCTATTTGGATGATGTGTTATCAAAGTTGTGCGGGACCAGCCCAAAGTTGTCTTCCAAACAAAGGCCACTTGAGATCACTATGCCTCGAATAGAGACATAATAGAACATCAAATGGTCTTAATGTGACTTTATTAAAGTGGTATTATAGCTCTAGAATACAATGGTGCGTGTTTTTTAATGTCCAGTGGTAGCATCATTGGGATGGGAAACGTGGTGAACACATACCGTGTATCTCTGGTCTACTTTGGATTCAATGGCGTCTTTATATGATCTTCATATTGTGAAAGTACAGCTCTAATCGTTTATAAGGTCTACAGAATATCTTGTATTTTGACCAAGTGGCGCTTTGTCTAGCCTTCTGTACGTATCATGTACTTCATCAGAGGGTGATACTATGAATCTCTATATCTCCCCTTTTGTCACAATTAATATGTTTATGTTTTGTTAAGACTAATATAACGGTCTTATTTGAATTTTAAATTTTGAAACTATATAATTTTACACAAAATGGAAATACCGGCTGCTGCATCGGACCTATCCAACCTCGATGATCACTATGTTAGGAGTGATGATGAGGTTAGGGATACTACTCTTATCGGAAGAAGTCGCCGTTGTTGCGTGGGCAAGAAGACTATGTGGATAGTTTTGCTTGGGACAGCGATCCTTACAGCAGCAATTACCAGTGGTATCATCCTACTGGTAACCAGCTTATCTGGTAGTAAAGCAAAACCATCTGGCGGCGTTAAGCATATCGGGAAATTTGACGGTCTAAACCGTGCAGATTGCCATGTTTCACCCGAAACATTCGCAGAGCTCTCTTCCATGGCTCACCTTGGTGAAATAAACGTCAGTGACCCTGCTGAGATCGTTAAGTACATGGACTTCACTCGCATGGCTAAGAAATTCGATAGAAAGTATGACACTGTTGCTGAGAGGCACACTGCCTTCTTGAACTTCCGTCGTAACCATGACATTGTTAAGAGTCATGAGCACAACAAGGCTGCCACTTACACCAAGGATTTGAACCATTTCTTTGACAAGGATATAAAGGCCGTCGCTGCTAAATTATTGCACAAGATTGATGTTTACAATGAGTCTAACATCAGTGTAACTCCTACTGACACTACTGCCACCAAGGAAAATCAGCCCATCTACGCTACTCTAAAGAATTATTCAGTTTCCGCTGGATACCCACCAATTGGTAGCAAAGTCAACTTCGAGGACATTGACTGGCGTAGGGCTGATGCTGTGACTCCGGTGAAGGACC
Proteins encoded in this region:
- a CDS encoding babesipain (cysteine protease 2); translated protein: MEIPAAASDLSNLDDHYVRSDDEVRDTTLIGRSRRCCVGKKTMWIVLLGTAILTAAITSGIILLVTSLSGSKAKPSGGVKHIGKFDGLNRADCHVSPETFAELSSMAHLGEINVSDPAEIVKYMDFTRMAKKFDRKYDTVAERHTAFLNFRRNHDIVKSHEHNKAATYTKDLNHFFDKDIKAVAAKLLHKIDVYNESNISVTPTDTTATKENQPIYATLKNYSVSAGYPPIGSKVNFEDIDWRRADAVTPVKDQGMCGSCWAFAAVGSVESLLKRQKTDVRLSEQELVSCQLGNQGCNGGYSDYALNYIKFNGIHRSEEWPYLAADGKCVAHDGTKYYIKGYHAAKGRSVANQLLVMGPTVVYIAVSEDLMHYSGGVFNGECSDSELNHAVLLVGEGYDSALKKRYWLLKNSWGTSWGEDGYFRLERTNTPTDKCGVLSYGYVPY
- a CDS encoding Elongation factor Tu GTP binding domain family protein, which translates into the protein MIFHTCRLFTHLTRLALRPESCFHRRFSYIRNIAVVAHVDHGKTTLVDGLLRCSGETLTHSRALDSNELEKERGITICSKVTRVEWSGKTFNIVDTPGHADFGGEVERILNIVDCVCLLVDVVEGPKPQTTFVLRKALENPALRALVVVNKCDRECNKTQSDIENELFELFVNCGASDDQLEFPVLFASAKENWVSHSFPIDRSSVHDTSLILESLSQVAPAPVVASHDFFTLQVSLLDFDEGCTLITGKVNSGSVKKGDTLHVKDPSGKVKGHMVVKDIYVARREGKVKWNGVARVGDIISIQCHKGVIPEINDTVGSCTNFDALEPVKISEPVISVMISANSSPLAGTDGKLQTTADIGKRLMHEAKRNLTLRVEENADKTAFYLKGRGELQIGVLLENMRREGYEMTVSPLSAITKIGDDGVEMEALQQLLVICPSDMAPNVVDLLSSRGVEVVSYSDCQGGTEKFTQLEFLGTTTQLLGLMISLRDITRGRGEIAVSTVDYRPYEKNNQNFRKNGCLISSCAGVATPFGLEPAMSKGSLFISEGTRVYEGMVIGESGNDKDLYLNVVRTKPVTGMRNKGSEQIIRIVSRQLTVEQALAFLTHDEQLELTPKRIAIRKKQLTKR